Part of the Micromonospora rhizosphaerae genome is shown below.
CCGACCGGGACCCTGCCGATGACCTGGATGAACTCGGTCAGTCAGCAGCCCATCAACGCCGGCGACGGGCAGGTCCCGCTCTTCCCGCAGGGGTACGGCCTGACGTACTGAGCGGGCCTGGGCACCCGACCCATGGCTGACAGGAGGAAGCGGTCGGTCGCCGGGAGGACGACGACCGACCGCTTCCGCTGTGGTCAGCTCAGGGTGAGCGCGGTGTCATCGACGACGAAGGAGGTCTGCAGCGAGACGTCCTCCGTGCCGGTGAACTTGATGGTGGCGGTGGTGCCGGCCAGCGACGAGACGTCGAAGGACCGCTGGACGTAGCCGGTCGCGGCGTTGACGTTGGAGTAGGTGGCCAGCGTGGTGCCGCCGGCCTGGACGGTCAACCGGTCGTACACGGTGCTGCCCGACTCGGCCGTGTCGATGTGCAGCCAGAAGGTGAGGGTGGCCCGGCAGCCCGCCGGGACGGTCACCGACTGCGACAGGGTGTCGGTGTGGGTCGTGCCGTACCCGTCGAGCCACGCCTTCCACGAGCCGCTGTGCGCCGGCTGGCCGGTGGAGCTGTCGATGACGCCGGAGGTGGCGGTCCAGCTCACGTTGCCGGACTCGAAGCCGGGGTTGGCCAGCTTCTGGCCCGAGCAGGTGCCGGTGGGTGGCGGGGTGGTGCTGGTGCTGCAGGTCGGGTCGCCGGTCTGGGCCGGCACGCTGACCGCGTTCCAGGCCGCCTTGACCGTGTCGAACTCGGTGCAGCTACCCGGGTAGAGGTTCTTCGTCGCCTGCAGCGTCCAGGTGCGGTACTTCAGGTACGACGAGGCCGTCGTCTTCATCAGCATCGCGTTGTACATGATCTTCATGGCCTTCTGGATGCCGAGTCCGGTCACGGTGCTGCCGTTGCAGGTCGGGCTGGTCGGCTGGCCGTTGGTCGGGTTGCTGCCCATGGCCAGCAGGTAGAACCAGTGGTTGCCCGGGCCGGCCGCCGCGTGCACCTCGGTGCCGGGGATGCTGCTGGAGTAGCAGTTGGGGTCGCCGAGGGCCGACGGGTTGTACATGTTGCGGATCGGGCCGCTGCCCACCAGGTTGATCTTCTCGCCGACCAGGAAGTCCGGGGCGTCGTAGGTGGACGGCTCGTTGGCGAACCACTCGGTCGCGGCGCCGAAGGTGTCGGCGACGAACTCCTGGGTCCCGTTGCCCGAGATGCCACCGGGGGTATGGTCGTCGATACCGTGCCCGATCTCGTGAGCGACCACGTCGATCGAGCCGATCCACTGGCCCGAGGTGTTCTTGCCGATCTGGACCTGCGTGCCGTCGTAGTAGGCGTTCTGGTCGTTCAGCCCGACCCGGATGGGCCAGGCGCCGCCGTTGCCGTCGGCGCCGTTGCGACCGAGCCACTGCGACAGCATCCGGTGCTCGGTCTGCGCGGCGAACAGCGCGTCGACGCAGCCGGTCTCCTTGTTGGTGGCGGTGCCGTTGCCCCAGACGTCGTCCGAGCCGGTGAACGTCGTGTTGGTGGCGGCGTCCTGGCAGCTCTGGTTGGTGACGTTCGGGTCCCTCATCGAGTACGTGCTGCCGGAGAAGGTGGTGTTGAGCGTGAGCGGGCTGGGCCCGTTCCACGCGCCGGTGCCGGTGCCGTGCACGATGTGCTCCTGCTTGCGCAACACCGTGCCGGTGATGGCGTCCACGTCCACGGTCAGCCGACTGGGGCCCTCGGCGTCCCGGCCGGTGAGGGTGGTCTCCCACGCCAGGGCCGGCTCGCTGCCCAGGGTGTAGACGACCAGCTTGGTGCCCTCGACGGCGTTGACCGTCGGTAGTTGTGTGCGGGCGGTCTGCTCCGCCGCCGCGGCCGCCAGCTTCGGCGTGGTGGTCAGGTTGCCGATGGCCCGCTCCTGGGCGACGGAGGCGTACCTCAGCTGGCCGGTGGCGCTCGTCGCGAGGACGAAGTCACCACCGGTCACCGGAAGGCCCTTGTAGGTGCGCTCGTAGGGCACGTACTGGGTGCCGTCGGCGGTGATGACCGGCTTCTGCACGAACGCGTCGTCGGGGCTGGCGTGCAGATACTGCGGGCGGTTGGCGACCAGCGCGGCCGCCGAGCTGGCGGCGAGCGCGCGGGCCTGGGCGGCGTCGGGGGCGGGGCTGGGGGGCGCGGCCTGCACGGCCGCGGCGGTGCCGGCGGCGATCAGGCCGGCCGCGGCGGTGCCGGAGAGCGCGACGAGTCGGGGTGCGAGCTTCAAGGGGGTACGCTCCTGTTCCTCGGCGACGTGCGGAGCCCGGTGGGGACGCACGCCGCGTCTGGCGCTGAGGCGGGGCGATGGTCTCCGGAGCTGCCGGCCTGCTTCGGATGGATCGACCACCGTCACGACGCACCGGGGGTCGGTGTGTCGCGGGAGCACGATCACACGGGCGGAGACGCAGATCAATGGGTGACCCGGGCAACCGTCTCGTTTCGGTCGCCTCAGCGACGCAGCGCTTCAGGAAGCCATGATCTTCGATGGCCCCTGATCAGCCCTAACGCTCTCCGCAGTGGACGGACGCCTGTCCGGGTTGTGGGCATTGCCGTAGTGTGCGGATGGCGTATCTCCGCCCTCCTCCGTACCGCCCTCGGGGAGCGTTCGTTCGGGCGATGTCGCGGGCGCACTTCCGGCCGATTGCCGACGG
Proteins encoded:
- a CDS encoding M4 family metallopeptidase; the encoded protein is MKLAPRLVALSGTAAAGLIAAGTAAAVQAAPPSPAPDAAQARALAASSAAALVANRPQYLHASPDDAFVQKPVITADGTQYVPYERTYKGLPVTGGDFVLATSATGQLRYASVAQERAIGNLTTTPKLAAAAAEQTARTQLPTVNAVEGTKLVVYTLGSEPALAWETTLTGRDAEGPSRLTVDVDAITGTVLRKQEHIVHGTGTGAWNGPSPLTLNTTFSGSTYSMRDPNVTNQSCQDAATNTTFTGSDDVWGNGTATNKETGCVDALFAAQTEHRMLSQWLGRNGADGNGGAWPIRVGLNDQNAYYDGTQVQIGKNTSGQWIGSIDVVAHEIGHGIDDHTPGGISGNGTQEFVADTFGAATEWFANEPSTYDAPDFLVGEKINLVGSGPIRNMYNPSALGDPNCYSSSIPGTEVHAAAGPGNHWFYLLAMGSNPTNGQPTSPTCNGSTVTGLGIQKAMKIMYNAMLMKTTASSYLKYRTWTLQATKNLYPGSCTEFDTVKAAWNAVSVPAQTGDPTCSTSTTPPPTGTCSGQKLANPGFESGNVSWTATSGVIDSSTGQPAHSGSWKAWLDGYGTTHTDTLSQSVTVPAGCRATLTFWLHIDTAESGSTVYDRLTVQAGGTTLATYSNVNAATGYVQRSFDVSSLAGTTATIKFTGTEDVSLQTSFVVDDTALTLS